A part of Saccharomyces cerevisiae S288C chromosome XIV, complete sequence genomic DNA contains:
- the GPI15 gene encoding phosphatidylinositol N-acetylglucosaminyltransferase GPI15 (Protein involved in the synthesis of GlcNAc-PI; GlcNAc-PI is the first intermediate in the synthesis of glycosylphosphatidylinositol (GPI) anchors; homologous to the human PIG-H protein; GlcNAc-PI stands for N-acetylglucosaminyl phosphatidylinositol), with translation MISKEYEFGKTSILNRKKYTLVIDEDKNGNFIRFTVLPVSNRKFKKVKQNGRVEINMGIQYHQIVLILLLNILFYVICLRSRFLEHINRTFEVTIARSFQILIIMGLFALGTIILVRGPSVETVTIFKESGLQLSRVKGMVIFPQQWNRKFFEQVEFISNERIIDVVINEGFCRGFRVIFYLAAIVRKSSTLKLLFPSNLPSIDDQRLIYNISRKYLSKQEKPLSRPKD, from the exons ATGATTAGTAAAGAGTATGAATTTGGTAAGACTAGTATACTGAATAGAAAGAAGTATACATTAGTTATCGATGAAGACAAGAATGGCAATTTTATAAGATTTACCGTTTTACCTGTATCTAACCGaaagttcaaaaaagtCAAGCAAAATGGGAGGGTAGAGATTAACATGGGCATACAATATCACCAAATTGTACTTATTTTACTACTGAATATTTTGTTCTATGTAATTTGCCTAAGATCAAGATTTCTCGAACATATTAATAGAACTTTTGAAGTGACAATCGCGCGAAGTTTCCAGATCTTAATTATAATGGGATTGTTTGCCTTAGGTACAATTATACTTGTGAGGGGACCTAGTGTGGAAACTGTaacaattttcaaagaaagtGGACTACAGCTGTCCAGAGTGAAGGGTATGGTTATATTTCctcaacaatggaatcgGAAGTTCTTTGAACAAGTAGAGTTTATATCCAATGAAAGAATTATTGATGTAGTGATCAATGAAGGATTCTGTCGGGGATTTCGAGTGATATTCTATCTTGCAGCAATTGTACGTAAATCGTCTACGCTTAAGCTATTATTTCCA TCAAATTTGCCCAGTATCGATGACCAACGTCTAATATACAACATATCTAGAAAATATCTCAGTAAGCAAGAAAAACCCCTGAGCAGACCAAAAGATTGA
- the IDH1 gene encoding isocitrate dehydrogenase (NAD(+)) IDH1 (Subunit of mitochondrial NAD(+)-dependent isocitrate dehydrogenase; complex catalyzes the oxidation of isocitrate to alpha-ketoglutarate in the TCA cycle), translating into MLNRTIAKRTLATAAQAERTLPKKYGGRFTVTLIPGDGVGKEITDSVRTIFEAENIPIDWETINIKQTDHKEGVYEAVESLKRNKIGLKGLWHTPADQTGHGSLNVALRKQLDIYANVALFKSLKGVKTRIPDIDLIVIRENTEGEFSGLEHESVPGVVESLKVMTRPKTERIARFAFDFAKKYNRKSVTAVHKANIMKLGDGLFRNIITEIGQKEYPDIDVSSIIVDNASMQAVAKPHQFDVLVTPSMYGTILGNIGAALIGGPGLVAGANFGRDYAVFEPGSRHVGLDIKGQNVANPTAMILSSTLMLNHLGLNEYATRISKAVHETIAEGKHTTRDIGGSSSTTDFTNEIINKLSTM; encoded by the coding sequence ATGCTTAACAGAACAATTGCTAAGAGAACTTTAGCCACTGCCGCTCAGGCGGAACGCACCCTACCCAAGAAGTATGGCGGTCGTTTCACCGTCACTTTGATACCTGGTGACGGTGTTGGGAAAGAAATCACTGATTCAGTGAGAACCATTTTTGAGGCTGAAAATATCCCGATCGACTGGGAAACTATAAACATTAAGCAAACAGATCATAAGGAAGGCGTCTATGAAGCTGTTGAGTCTCTAAAGAGAAATAAGATTGGTCTTAAGGGGCTATGGCACACTCCTGCTGACCAAACAGGTCACGGTTCACTAAACGTTGCTTTGCGTAAACAACTAGATATCTACGCCAATGTGGCCCTTTTCAAATCCTTGAAGGGTGTCAAGACTAGAATTCCAGACATAGATTTGATTGTCATTAGAGAAAACACGGAGGGTGAGTTCTCAGGCCTGGAACATGAATCCGTCCCTGGTGTAGTGGAATCTTTGAAAGTTATGACTAGACCTAAGACAGAAAGGATCGCCAGATTTGCCTTTGACTTCGCCAAGAAATACAACAGAAAGTCTGTCACAGCTGTGCATAAGGCAAATATCATGAAGTTAGGTGACGGTCTGTTCAGAAATATAATAACTGAAATTGgccaaaaagaatatccTGATATTGACGTATCGTCCATCATTGTCGACAATGCCTCCATGCAGGCGGTGGCCAAACCTCATCAATTTGATGTCCTAGTTACCCCTTCAATGTACGGTACCATCTTAGGCAACATTGGCGCTGCTTTGATCGGTGGTCCAGGATTGGTGGCAGGTGCCAACTTTGGCAGGGACTATGCTGTCTTCGAACCAGGTTCCAGACATGTTGGTTTAGATATTAAAGGCCAAAATGTGGCTAACCCAACTGCCATGATCCTTTCCTCCACGTTAATGTTGAACCATTTGGGTTTGAATGAATATGCTACTAGAATCTCAAAGGCAGTTCATGAAACGATCGCAGAAGGTAAGCATACCACTAGAGATATTGGTGGTTCCTCTTCTACTACTGACTTCACGAATGAAATCATCAACAAATTATCTACCATGTAA
- the NCE103 gene encoding carbonate dehydratase NCE103 (Carbonic anhydrase; metalloenzyme that catalyzes CO2 hydration to bicarbonate, which is an important metabolic substrate, and protons; not expressed under conditions of high CO2, such as inside a growing colony, but transcription is induced in response to low CO2 levels, such as on the colony surface in ambient air; poorly transcribed under aerobic conditions and at an undetectable level under anaerobic conditions; abundance increases in response to DNA replication stress), which produces MSATESSSIFTLSHNSNLQDILAANAKWASQMNNIQPTLFPDHNAKGQSPHTLFIGCSDSRYNENCLGVLPGEVFTWKNVANICHSEDLTLKATLEFAIICLKVNKVIICGHTDCGGIKTCLTNQREALPKVNCSHLYKYLDDIDTMYHEESQNLIHLKTQREKSHYLSHCNVKRQFNRIIENPTVQTAVQNGELQVYGLLYNVEDGLLQTVSTYTKVTPK; this is translated from the coding sequence ATGAGCGCTACCGAATCTTCATCTATATTCACATTGAGTCACAACTCAAACCTACAAGATATCTTGGCCGCCAATGCCAAATGGGCCTCCCAGATGAACAACATACAGCCAACTTTGTTCCCAGATCACAATGCGAAGGGCCAGTCCCCTCACACTCTTTTCATCGGCTGCTCCGATTCGCGTTACAACGAAAACTGTTTAGGTGTCTTGCCCGGCGAAGTGTTCACTTGGAAAAATGTTGCTAACATATGTCACTCAGAGGATTTAACTTTGAAGGCCACTTTAGAGTTTGCCATTATTTGTCTAAAAGTTAACAAAGTTATTATTTGTGGCCACACTGATTGTGGTGGTATAAAGACATGTTTAACTAACCAAAGGGAAGCCTTACCAAAAGTTAACTGTTCTCATCTGTACAAGTACTTAGACGATATTGACACCATGTACCATGAAGAGTCACAAAATTTGATCCATTTGAAAACGCAACGTGAAAAATCTCATTACCTGTCGCACTGTAACGTCAAAAGGCAGTTTAATAGGATTATTGAAAACCCTACTGTGCAAACTGCTGTACAAAATGGAGAATTACAGGTATACGGTCTGCTTTACAACGTAGAGGACGGTCTACTGCAAACAGTTAGCACTTACACAAAAGTTACCCCAAAATAG